A window of Acropora muricata isolate sample 2 chromosome 6, ASM3666990v1, whole genome shotgun sequence genomic DNA:
ATTTTCATGGAAGTCCATATTTTCCTGTGTCTAATGCATTTGATGCCGTGTCTGAATTGCTTGACAAACAGCTGTTTTCTAACTCAAAATCTGACATAGTGACGAATGTTTTCAGTGACGCTTTAGTAAAGATTGTGCACCGCGGCAAAACTTACccaacaagatgacgacacACTCGGTCCCAGTCCACTTAAGTAAGGGTACcaaaaattaaggcaaaatacCTTCTATTAAAATAGCTGTAACTTTGTAGCGCTTTATCcaaattctctcaaattttcaattttcgggtttttaaataatgctttctttactgtcaaaaaactgtgttcatgtcatatgctctttaagcACCAGACGTTTTTGGGGCGACGGCGACGTCTACAAACGAGGGAGCCTGGGTAAGAGGGCGCCGTCGTTCCCGCCAAGATCCAAACTTAAGCAAAGAGCTTTTTTCGCGACGGCAACCCTTTCGAAACCTGCCTCGAAAGCTTGAGAAAACCTTTGTGAAAAATGTCCTTTCGCGAAACAAGAGAGATGCTGTTACTAGCATATGATAGTAAAGTAATTTCTGATGAAGAATTGTTGGTTTTATGCCGTTCCAAGAACCCTGATTTTCCGCACAGTTCGTAGGCAAGATTTGATCTTGAAAACATGGACAAAACCGAATGTTTGGCAGAGTTCCGAGTCCAAAAACAAGACATACCCGTGCTAGCAAACGTTCGTCAACTACCAATGAACATCCGTTGTCCACAAAGAACAATCTGGGATAGAATTGAAGGTTTATGTATGCTGTTGAGAAGGTTTTCTTATCCTTGCCGTTATTCAGATATGATCAGCCGATTTGGAAGACCAGTCCCAGAGTTATGCATGATTACAAACGAAGTCATGgacaacattttcaacaatCACGGCCACAGAATCTCTCAATGGAATGACGATGTTTTGAGTCTTCATTTGTTACAGGAGTATGCTGATGTCATACATGCAAAAGGCGCCcctcttgaaaattgttttggattcATAGATGGGACAGTGAGACCGATCGCTCATCCCGATCAACATCAAAGAATTGTTTATAATGATTACAAGCTTGTTCACTCGTTAAAATTCCAGTCTGTTGCACTCCCAAATGGGCTTATTGGAAATATGTTTGGCCCTGTtggtttgttatatatatatcaccaACTGTCACTGGACTGTATCAGCAAGTGCATTCAgtccttgtttgtttcatttccctACTAAAACAGAACccactggggggggggggggggtcgggTCCAGTTCCAAATAAGTACCCTGACTGTCAGTAGAGTTGTGGTGTGCAATAGGAATAAtagtaatcattattattaacttatgattatgataatgaggattattattattattatcatcagtatcattgcaatcatttttcttctCCTAACCCCAAACtaaatatttataatttttcttgCCTGCAGAGGGTAAAAAGCATGATGCTAGTATGCTGGTGGACTCCAATCGTCTTCATGTGCTCGAGCAAAATGCATTTTCCCCAACTGGAGAGCCAATGTGTGTGTTTCTTGACCCTGTTTACCCTTTACAAGTGCACCTAAAAGCACCATTTCGTCATGATATACTGACCCCAATGATGGAAGAATATAATGCTGAGATAAGTTCTGTCAGAGTGTCTGTCGAGTGGCTCTTTGGGAATATcattaatgattttaaattcttggacttcaaaaagaatttaaaaattggcaTGAGTAGTGTTGAAAAAATGTATCTAGTCTGTGCCCTCCCTCACAATGCAATTATTAAACCTGCTTACATGGAAACAGCACCTCTGAGTTTTTTGGGCTTAACCCTCCTTCCTTACAGGACTACttcaaataaatcaaatgaatTGAACGATTTTATGTCAGTGAAAGTAAACATACAAATATAGTAGTGTTTCCTAATTTAATGGACAGTGGCTTAtaataaaaaggccaaaatcaTACTGACAACTTCCTTCAAATGAGTaaacttaacacaacaaaacacgaCTGACTGCCTAGTAATGAACAGTTTGCCTTTAAGTTCTTAGAGCACACAATATAATAAGCTGTATTGTCAAATCAACACTGGACTCAGTAGAGGCAGCCAGTCCAatcttttataataatattttggtAAACACAATGCTTTGTCCCCAACTAACACAAGGAACAATAATTAAGGTGTATAAACTGTTGGACTAAAAAATTTGTAAATGACAATTAAAGACTGTTCTTTCTTGAATGATCTAACCTAAGATCTTACTTCTTAACGAGATTTTCCATCATGGTCATCAATGCCTGTGAAATTTGCACTTGCTGCTCTTGTTGCTTCCGTAGCAGCTCAATCTGAAGCTCTTGTTGTCTAGCTCTCGCTTCCTGCTCCTTTCTTTGCAGCTCTAGCTCCTGTTGGCGAATGGAATGCTCACTTTGAGCGACtttgagctttttctttcaagaattcaACTGCATCGCACCCGCTTCTTCGAATGTTTTTGGCGCTGCCTCCAGCGgattcatttgatttttttttggaggcCATGCGTTCCATGGCTTTCTTTCTGATTTCTTCAGCTGCCTCTTTATCAACTGACTCTTTCTTGTCTTTGGCAGAAAAGCTATCTTCTTTCTCACATAACTCTTCTATGAGCGCATCCTTTTCGGATAATACACAATCAATCCCACTGGATTGCAGCTCCTCTCGTTGAATGCGTTTAAACTTGACCTGAAGCAGGTTCCAAAGGTCCCTGTCCCCTCTTCTCCTTTATCGTAAATTTTGGATGATCGAGCTTGTTCAGTCTTCCCTGGATTGACTCCCAGATTTTTCCACGGTCTGGACTGCCTTTCTTGAACTGAAATAATTCGCTAGCAATCATATCACGCAACAGGAGAATGTCATGGTCATCTGTCAATTCCATTACAGGTTGTTTCTTAGTAGCCATCTTCACGCGAGAGGcaaaaaagttcaaaaaatGTGTGTAAATACTTGACAATCGATCGTAAAAGCACCAAAAtgatagaaaaatattttaagtataAACTAAGTACAAAAATTGCaggcaaaatgataaaaaagcaCGAAAATCATTCAAGCAAAACTCACGTTTTACAGGCGACGTCAAAATAGGCAAAACAAAGTCGGCGCAGAGTCGCGACGGCTGACCTTGTCGGTGGGAAACGTGGATAGGAAGTAAATttgacttccggttgccgtcgccCCCCAGAAAACGTCTGGTGCttaaaggctggttctcatataatcgccgCCATCGTTTCGATCGCC
This region includes:
- the LOC136919090 gene encoding LOW QUALITY PROTEIN: uncharacterized protein (The sequence of the model RefSeq protein was modified relative to this genomic sequence to represent the inferred CDS: deleted 2 bases in 1 codon; substituted 1 base at 1 genomic stop codon) — protein: MDKTECLAEFRVQKQDIPVLANVRQLPMNIRCPQRTIWDRIEGLCMLLRRFSYPCRYSDMISRFGRPVPELCMITNEVMDNIFNNHGHRISQWNDDVLSLHLLQEYADVIHAKGAPLENCFGFIDGTVRPIAHPDQHQRIVYNDYKLVHSLKFQSVALPNGLIGNMFGPVEGKKHDASMLVDSNRLHVLEQNAFSPTGEPMCVFLDPVYPLQVHLKAPFRHDILTPMMEEYNAEISSVRVSVEWLFGNIINDFKFLDFKKNLKIGMSSVEKMYLVCALPHNAIXTCLHGNSTSEFFGLNPPSLQDYFK